CGCGAGCCGGCGCCTGCACGCGAAACCGCCCCGCCGCCCGCGAGGCGCAACGTGCAGGAGATCCGCCCCGCCGCCGCTCCCGTCACAGCGCAGGCTGAGGATGGCATCTCCTTCGGCAAGCGCGCCGACGCCGACCTCAAGGCCGTCGTCATCACGCCGAAGAGCGTGCGCGGCTACAAGCTGCCTCCGTCTTCCCTGCTCTATCGCAGCGAAGAACACACGACCGTCCGCGAGGATGCCCTGCGCGAAGAGGCGCGCATCCTGGTCGAGAAGTGCGCCGAGTTCGACGTCGACGGACAGGTCACGCACATCAACCCCGGCCCCGTCGTCACCACCTTTGAGTTCAAGCCCGACGCCGGTGTGAAGTATGCCCGCGTCACCGGCCTCGCCGACGACCTCTGCCTCGCCATGGCCGCCGAGAGCATTCTGATCGAGCGCATGGCAGGCAAATCGACCGTTGGCATCCAGGTTCCGAACGCCGAGCGCGAGACCATCTGGCTGCGCGATGTCGTCGAGTGCGAGAACTTCGCGCAGTCGAAGTCGCGCCTGGCCATCGCCCTCGGCAAGGACATCAACGGCCGCATCGTCACCGCCGACCTCGCCTCCATGCCGCACGTCTTGATCGCAGGCTCAACCGGCTCGGGTAAATCGGTTGCGATCAACGCGATGATCATGAGCGTGCTCTTCAAGTCCACGCCGGAGCAGGTGCGCATGATCCTCGTAGACCCCAAGCGCGTCGAGCTCGGCATGTACGAGGGCATCCCGCACCTCTTCACGCCGATCATCACCGAGGCCAAGCTCGCGGCCAACGCATTGCGCAACGCAGTGCGCGAGATGGAACGCCGCCTCAAACTGCTCGCCGCAAACCACGTCCGCAACATCGACCAGTTCAACAAGCTCTTCGACAATGGCAGCGGACATCTCTTCGAGGACGTCAACCAGGAGCCGCTGCCCTACATCATGATCATCATCGACGAGCTGGCCGACCTGATGATGCTCGACCGCGCCAACGTCGAAGAGGCGATCACGCGCCTCGCGCAGATGGCGCGCGCCGTCGGCATCCATCTCGTGCTCGCCACGCAGCGGCCGTCAGTCGACGTCATCACCGGACTCATCAAGGCCAACGTTCCCACGCGCATGAGCTTCCGCCTCGCCACCAAAGTCGACTCGCGCACCATCATCGACTCCAACGGCGCCGAAAGCCTGCTGGGCCGCGGCGATATGCTCTACCTGCCGCCGGGAACAAGCCGCGTCCAGCGCGTGCACGCTCCATTCGTCACCGAGAAGGAGATCGCCGCAGTCACCGACTTCTGGAAGGCACAGGGCGAGGCCGAATACGTTCACGGCTTCCTCGAAGGCCCCAAGGACGAGGCCGGACGCGACACCGAAGGCGGCTCAGGTGGCGACGACAACGATCCGATGTACGACGACGCCGTTCGCCTCGTCTTCGAGTTCGGCAAGGCGTCCACCTCGCTGCTGCAGCGTCGCCTGCGCATTGGCTACGGCCGCGCCGCCCACCTGATCGACCTGATGTATAACGACGGTCTGGTCGGCCCCGCCGACGGCTCAAAGCCGCGCGAACTGCTGAAGCCTGCCAGCTGGCTGAAAGAGGTCGACACCGTCTCGCAATAAGTTCAGCGCGGAATGTGTCGCGTCGAACGAAGCGCAATAATCGCGAGCACGCAGATTACGGCAAGAAAGACGATCCAGACCAGCTCCGGGTGTCTCTCTGTAGCCGCTCTTGTATCGGGCCGCGATGTGTAAACAGGGTTCTGCTGTTCTGCTCCAACTCTCGCAACTTGAATCTTCCCATTGAGCGAGAGCGTGCGAGCGAAATCATACTGTGGTGCTGTGAGAGCTGGATCGCCATAGAAGAGCGTCAGCGGAGCTGTAGAAGCCGCGTCGAAGCAAAGCCTGCGCTCGCGCATCTCCAGGCGGACAGACTTGATAGGAAGCGGCCGGTCGTCGCCATTGTCGACCGTTACCTCCACCTCGGCTGCGCTTTGCAGGTTCGACCCAAGCGTTGCCGGCACGCTGAGCCTCTGCTGCCGGATTGCGCGACCGGCCTGCGTCATCTGCACGCGCATAATGTTTCCATCCATCGTCTCGCCGCTTGACGGAGCAGTGCCCACCGCATGGTCGTTCACCGTGACATTGCGGCTGAAGTTGGAGCTGAAGCCAGCCGGAAGAACAAACGTGACTCGTTCAACGGGTACGCGCTGCGGCAATGAAAATGTTGCGACACTCTGTCGTCCTCGTTGAGTAATCGTGCTGGTCTCTACCGCCAGCGTGTAGATCGACTGCGCCTCGCGGCTTGGTGGAACGCGGGCGCCAAGTACCATCTGCGGCATATATCGCACCGGCACAGATCGCGGAGCAGACGAGACCTTCAGCTCAATATGCAGATACGGAAAGCTGGACTCCTCCAGCGCCAGCGATGTGCTGCGCGAGAGATGCTGCGACGCCAGATCGAACAGCGTAAACTGCCCCAGCCGCGTCCCCGTCTCTCCCGGCGAGTTCACACCCGTTACCGTTGCCGTCGCAATAAAGTCTCTTCCCGCCAGATCCAGAGCAACATTGGTATAAGGCCGGTCGGGCATCGCCAGATCGAAGACGATCGCGCCGTTCCGCATTCCAAGATTCAGAACGCCTGCCGGCTGCGTGTCCGGCTGCTCCGGCTCACTGAGCGTAATTGCATACGGTACATCCCGCGCTCCAGCCGTCTGCGGATACAGCCTCAGGTCCTTCAGCGACGCAGCCGCGTGCGCGAACGTCACCGCATCGATCACAGCACAGTTCAATCCAGGCCCTGCGGCAACGATCGACCGCTGATAGCGGAAATACTGCGGCACAGGCTCGACCACCGAAGCTGGACGAGCGCCTGTCTGCCATAGAAGAAACGCTGCAAAGAACAAAAGTCTCACTGACCGCGCTCTCCTTTGGAAGGATTGGCTGAAGCGGCAGAGGTCTCATCCTTCAGCGTGTCTCGCAGCGAGAGCCAGTCCTTCTGGTAGGCAAAACTGATCGTCATCAACAACGCTCCCAGCGCAAGAAAACTCGCAAAGCGATAGCCCTGGCTGAGGTTGCGCATGTCGTACAAAAAAGTCTTGCCAATGCTGAAGACCAGCAGCGCCAGCGCCTGCCAGCGGACAAACGCCGAGCGCCGCCAGAACCCTACGGCCAGCAACGCCGCTCCATACAACATCAGAAATCCCGATACCGCAAGCGCACGGCGAAGCTCCATATCGGGATCAGTCGTTGAAACCTGCCATAGCGTCGCAACCTCTCGCACACCGGCCAGCACTGCAATCAGGTTAATCGCAATCACCGACCCGCCAGAGAGCTGTGCCCACACCAGCGCCGCCACATCCACCACAGCGATACGAAGCGCTGCCCATGCGACACCGCCAAGAACTGCAAGGCCAACCAGGGCCATGCCAAAGTCGGCATTGGCAAAGGACACATGCTGCGCAGAACCGTAGCGAGAAGTAGAGATCTCGCGCAGCGCCAAAAGCACCGCAAGAGCATCCACCGCCAACAATGCAGCAAAGGAGAACCGCGACCAGACTGCCTTCAACTCTCCTCCGCCAGCGCGCGCATGCAGGGCCATCCACGCCGCTCCGGCAAATGCGGCGACGCCGATGAGCGCTGTCGCCAGGTTGCGGTTCAGCAAAGGCGCAGTCAATCCACCGTCGAACCAGAACGGTACCGCAATCACTCCGCCCAACCCCAGAACAAGCGACCCGGCGGAGAGCCATCGCAATACGTCGCTGGCATTCGAGTGTGGCGCGTCCCTGCCCACCCGGCCTGCGCCAACCCGTAGCGCCACCCACAAGAGCGCCACGCCCTCCACCAGCCACGCAACCGTTATCCAGTGCCCGCTGGCCTTCAGAGGAACGGCAATCGTCAAAAAAACCACTGCCAGCGAAAGATGCACCGCTGCGGCAACTGCTCCCTGGGGCAGCCGCGTAATCAACAGATACGTCGCTGCCAAAATGAGCATGAGCCATGGCAGGAACCAGTGACGATCGGAGTCCTGCATCACGGAGTAAAGAGCCAGCGAGATAAACGCCGCATTCGCAAGCGGCAGCAGAATGTCTCGAACATGCAAACCGCCGCGCCGCGCTGGCTTCTCCGCTTCCTTCTCCCGCGGGACTGCCCCTCCAAGCGAAGCGCTTGCAAAGACCACAAAGAAAAGCCCGACAAACGCCGTCGTTACCGCAAAGGCAGGCTCATGGTAAAACTCCCAATACCATCCGATGAAGTAAGCGGCCGTTGCCGGAAACGCGCCGAACAACAGTCTCGCCCAGGGCTTTACCCGAACCAGCAGCACCGTCGCAACATCGATTGCCAGCAAGTAGGTGAAGAGAAATACCTCGTGATCGCCCCCGGTCGAAAGCAGCAACGGCGTCGCCAGTCCACCGATCAGAGCATAGGCCGCCAGCAGTTCGGCATCCTGCGACCATGCCATGTAGGCATTCCACGCTGTCACCAGGATCATCCCCACAAGCGCAGCCGATGACGGCAACAGATGATAGAGCTGGAACGCCGCCCAAAGCGATAGATACAGCACGCCCGTTCCAACTGCCTTCAACGAGTACGAAAATGCCGAGAAGCCTTTGCGGCGAAAACGCTCCGACCACACCACAACGCCGGTCCCTGCAATCAGACCGATCAGGATACGGCCCACTGGCCCGATCCATTGGTTGTCGATCGCCAGCTTCAGGCCAAGCGTTGCTGCAAACAGCAGGGCGACTATACCGATCCGGTTAAAAACCTGCGCCCCCAGCCGGCTCTCAAGCGAACCCTTGCCGCTGGCAGAAACAACGCTGTCGGCAATCGCTGCCTCCTCCACTTCGCTGTGTTGAATAACAGGCAGCGCAGCGGGTGGAGGCGGTGGAGGAGGTAAAGGCGCAGGAAACCGCCCGCCTGCCCGCATAGCAGCCAGCTCGCGCTCAAGCTGACTGACGCGCGCGGCAAGCTGCTTCAACTCTGCT
The genomic region above belongs to Acidobacteriota bacterium and contains:
- a CDS encoding DNA translocase FtsK produces the protein MKTLRLVSTPTRNRRLNEIIGLTVLVSAGLLLLALVSYTPTDRSFNTVGGYVAGRPAHNWTGIAGAYLSDAMLQIIGIAAFFLPLVVGRLGVCWMMSRPAGSPLAKTVGLSMWVVFGPAAIALLPGHLLWRGALPVEGVSGRLLADLLVSFLNLPGASIVLALMVALSLYLATTFTFNTAREWATMRFGFAQTMWERWTAWRERRRGADLPAEEYGTKRERAEMRAQREHEIADRKMREAEAKLREPNTTLLGSLFGWLSRRKRAEAQAQPEESMRPAAESSIFQAMPRTMVDAPPVTPLSTATAAAAPFAEALAKAAAPTRAIDDAANFSDSFREPAPARETAPPPARRNVQEIRPAAAPVTAQAEDGISFGKRADADLKAVVITPKSVRGYKLPPSSLLYRSEEHTTVREDALREEARILVEKCAEFDVDGQVTHINPGPVVTTFEFKPDAGVKYARVTGLADDLCLAMAAESILIERMAGKSTVGIQVPNAERETIWLRDVVECENFAQSKSRLAIALGKDINGRIVTADLASMPHVLIAGSTGSGKSVAINAMIMSVLFKSTPEQVRMILVDPKRVELGMYEGIPHLFTPIITEAKLAANALRNAVREMERRLKLLAANHVRNIDQFNKLFDNGSGHLFEDVNQEPLPYIMIIIDELADLMMLDRANVEEAITRLAQMARAVGIHLVLATQRPSVDVITGLIKANVPTRMSFRLATKVDSRTIIDSNGAESLLGRGDMLYLPPGTSRVQRVHAPFVTEKEIAAVTDFWKAQGEAEYVHGFLEGPKDEAGRDTEGGSGGDDNDPMYDDAVRLVFEFGKASTSLLQRRLRIGYGRAAHLIDLMYNDGLVGPADGSKPRELLKPASWLKEVDTVSQ
- a CDS encoding DUF2339 domain-containing protein translates to MANRFRCHRRSAGGTLVAMGSEESFSQPQSHTDEAGVAAELKQLAARVSQLERELAAMRAGGRFPAPLPPPPPPPAALPVIQHSEVEEAAIADSVVSASGKGSLESRLGAQVFNRIGIVALLFAATLGLKLAIDNQWIGPVGRILIGLIAGTGVVVWSERFRRKGFSAFSYSLKAVGTGVLYLSLWAAFQLYHLLPSSAALVGMILVTAWNAYMAWSQDAELLAAYALIGGLATPLLLSTGGDHEVFLFTYLLAIDVATVLLVRVKPWARLLFGAFPATAAYFIGWYWEFYHEPAFAVTTAFVGLFFVVFASASLGGAVPREKEAEKPARRGGLHVRDILLPLANAAFISLALYSVMQDSDRHWFLPWLMLILAATYLLITRLPQGAVAAAVHLSLAVVFLTIAVPLKASGHWITVAWLVEGVALLWVALRVGAGRVGRDAPHSNASDVLRWLSAGSLVLGLGGVIAVPFWFDGGLTAPLLNRNLATALIGVAAFAGAAWMALHARAGGGELKAVWSRFSFAALLAVDALAVLLALREISTSRYGSAQHVSFANADFGMALVGLAVLGGVAWAALRIAVVDVAALVWAQLSGGSVIAINLIAVLAGVREVATLWQVSTTDPDMELRRALAVSGFLMLYGAALLAVGFWRRSAFVRWQALALLVFSIGKTFLYDMRNLSQGYRFASFLALGALLMTISFAYQKDWLSLRDTLKDETSAASANPSKGERGQ